The stretch of DNA TCTCCGATTCTCCGCTTGGCTTCCGACACGGCCCGAAGTCGATGATCAACGCCGAGACGACAGTGATCGTCTACCTCTCAAACGACCCGTACACGCGCCAATATGACCTCGACATCGTCGCCGAGCTCACGGGGAACCTTGACCCGAGCCGTGTCGTCGTCGTGAACGGCACCACCGCCGAGACCAGCGCCGGCACGGCGGTTCCTCTCACCGGCACGGCCGACCTCGATGACGCTCTGCTGGCGCTCGCCGCCGTGCTCGTCGCCCAGTTGATCGCCATGAACACCTCGGTTGCACTTGGCCACACGCCCGACAACCCGTTCCCGTCGGGCGTCGTAAACCGTGTCGTGCAGGGCGTGACCCTGTACCCACTGGCCGACGAGGTGTACTGAGCTGACGCGGCCGCGCTACGCGCCGCGGCCAGCTGATCGTCAATCGGCGTGCGCGCCGTTGTAGTGGTGCTCGAACACCATGCTCGTGCGGGTCGAGGCCACGGCCGGGTTCGCCGAGAGGTTCTCGAGCACGAAGTCGCGCACGTCGTCGGAATCACGCGCCATCAAATGAATGATGAAGTCCTCGGCGCCGCCGAGAAAGAACACCTGCAGGACATGTGGCATCACTCGGATCTCGTCGCGGAAGGCGGGGATCTGGGTTCGCGCGCCCGGACGAATGTTGACGCTGATCAAGGCCTGCAAGCCCAAGCCGAGTGCCTTCGGGTTCACTTGCGCGGTGAAGCGAGTAATGATTCCACGGCTCACCAAGGCCCGCACTCGCACGACGCAGGTTGATTCAGCGATTCCCGCCGCATGCGCCAGTCGGCTGTTGGTCATGCGGGAGTCAGCCTGGAGCTGATTGATCAGGATGAGGTCGATGTCATCGAGGTTCTGTGCGTTGTGAATTCTCTTCACCTGCCTGACTCGTTAACGTGCGCAAACCGCATAATTTGCGGTGGATTGAGTATAATCGGTAGATTCCACGGTTGTCGTCGGATTCAAGCGAAGTAAAAGCAAAATTACTTCTGAGAACCGGTGATGACCGGCGACGACAATGAAGACGGAGCAGCACATGAAGGTCGGCATCCCCACCGAGATCAAGAACAATGAGAATCGGGTGGCCATCACCCCGGCTGGTGCGAACGAGCTGACCCGCCGCGGTCATGAGGTGCTCATTCAGAGCGGAGCCGGCGTCGGCTCCAGCTTCACAGACGCCGACTACGAGGGTGCAGGAGCCACGATTCTCGACACGGCCGCCGAAGTGTGGGCGGCCGCCGAGCTCCTGCTCAAGGTGAAAGAGCCCATCGCCTCCGAATACGGCCTGATGCGCCGCGACCAGGTGCTTTTCACCTATCTGCACCTCGCGGCCTCGCGCCCGTGCACGCAGGCCTTGCTCGACGCCGGAACGACCTCGATCGCCTACGAAACCGTGCAGCTTCCCGACCGGAGCCTGCCGCTTCTTTCACCCATGAGCGAGGTCGCCGGGCGCCTCTCGGTGCAGGTCGGCGCGTACCACCTGATGAAGGCGGCCGGGGGCAAGGGGATGCTGCTCGGTGGCGTTGCCGGAACCCCGAAGGCCAAGG from Leifsonia psychrotolerans encodes:
- a CDS encoding Lrp/AsnC family transcriptional regulator, with translation MKRIHNAQNLDDIDLILINQLQADSRMTNSRLAHAAGIAESTCVVRVRALVSRGIITRFTAQVNPKALGLGLQALISVNIRPGARTQIPAFRDEIRVMPHVLQVFFLGGAEDFIIHLMARDSDDVRDFVLENLSANPAVASTRTSMVFEHHYNGAHAD